Genomic segment of Panicum virgatum strain AP13 chromosome 9N, P.virgatum_v5, whole genome shotgun sequence:
ACTTGCATTCCCCATTTGAACAACATGTCGCAGGCACCAGCAGCTTCAAAAGAGAAGGACTGGCAAACCTTTGGGATTCAAGAACTGGATGACGAGGTCGTCCTTGAAGATGTTGACCTCCTCGATTGCAGGAATGGTATTGACCCCTACTCTCTTGAGCGTGCTCTGCAGCCTCTTGTCGTCCGTGGTGGCCGTCTTGTGGACAGCCTTCTTCTTCCTGAACAAAAGCTCAAGTTTTTCTGGTCAACGCATTCGCCGCTGATGACCAACACATGAGCCAAGCCGTGTGAGCCAGTCAAGAGACGGTTACCTGCGCACGGTGCCCTTCCCGCCGGTGCGGACGGCGCCGGCCATCTTCATGAGCCTCTCCTTGTTCATCTGCGCAAGCAACCAATGAGTCCAACGCCACAAGAGGCACGGATCTATCGCGAGGGTGAATCGGTCCTACTACGCCCGGCAATCGGGGTGGACTGGACTGATCTAAATTCTAAACCGTTCACGAGCGAGAACCATGGCAATTGCCGATTTGATACGATGACGTCGGAGTGAGGAATGGAAGAAAAAAGACTGACCttggcggtggagggcggcgcgggagcagggagggggacGGAGGAGTGtggatgggaggaggaggcggcggcggcggcgcaagatgGGCTCAGGTTTTGGGGGAGGATGATTATAGGGTTTGCAATTTTCCACATAAGTCCCTGGGTTTTCTATGTTTTATGTATGTGGGCGAATGGAGGTTCCGCTGGGCCGGCCCACTCGAGGCCT
This window contains:
- the LOC120687442 gene encoding basic transcription factor 3-like, yielding MWKIANPIIILPQNLSPSCAAAAASSSHPHSSVPLPAPAPPSTAKMNKERLMKMAGAVRTGGKGTVRRKKKAVHKTATTDDKRLQSTLKRVGVNTIPAIEEVNIFKDDLVIQFLNPKVQASIAANTWVVSGSPQTKKLQDVLPGIINQLGPDNMEHLKRIAEEMQKQVAAAGAAAQAKEDNDDDVPELVPGETFEEVAQEAKA